Proteins encoded by one window of Dioscorea cayenensis subsp. rotundata cultivar TDr96_F1 chromosome 20, TDr96_F1_v2_PseudoChromosome.rev07_lg8_w22 25.fasta, whole genome shotgun sequence:
- the LOC120251130 gene encoding LOW QUALITY PROTEIN: putative protein TIC 214 N-terminal part (The sequence of the model RefSeq protein was modified relative to this genomic sequence to represent the inferred CDS: substituted 1 base at 1 genomic stop codon): MILKSFLLGNLLFLCIKIRNSVVVVGLYYGFLTTFSIGPSYLFLLRARVMEEGTEKEVSATTGFITGQLMMFISIYYAPLHLALGRPHTITVLVLPYLFFFLISSGTKKNFLDYGSTTRKKMRNLSIQCVFLNNLIXKLFNHFILPSSTLARLVNIYMFRCNNKMLFVTSSFVGWLIGHFLFMKWLGLVFIILDPDKIDETEEIRANGKEKTKDFHFIETC, translated from the coding sequence atgattttgaaatcttttctaCTAGGTAATCTATTATTCTTATGCATAAAGATAAGAAATTCGGTCGTTGTGGTCGGACTCTATTATGGATTTCTGACCACATTCTCCATAGGGCCCTCTTATCTCTTCCTTCTCCGAGCTCGGGTTATGGAAGAAGGAACCGAGAAGGAGGTATCAGCAACAACTGGTTTTATTACGGGACAGCTCATGATGTTCATATCGATCTATTATGCGCCTCTGCATCTAGCATTGGGTAGACCTCATACAATAACTGTCCTAGTTCTaccatatctttttttttttttaatttcttctggaacaaaaaaaaactttttagatTATGGATCAACTACCAGAAAAAAAATGCGTAATCTCAGCATTCAATGTGTATTCTTGAATAAtctcatttgaaaattattcaaCCATTTCATTTTACCAAGTTCAACGTTAGCCAGATTAGTCAACATTTATATGTTTCGATGCAACAACAAGATGTTATTTGTAACAAGTAGTTTTGTTGGTTGGTTAATTGGTCACTTTTTATTCATGAAATGGCTTGGATTGGTATTTATTATTCTGGATCCGGACAAAATAGATGAAACGGAAGAGATCCGAGCAAatggaaaggaaaaaacaaaggaCTTTCACTTTATAGAGACATGCTAG